GGGTGAACGGTTTGTAAATCAAATAATTTGATTGAGGGTACACGCTTTTATTGTGCGGAATACAGACTTCCTATTCAATTTACCAGGTTTTGTTACACATGCAAGTAGGCATGCTCACTGTTCCTTCATCTGAGATGCCACTGAGCAGTGGAACTCATTAACAGCAGCTAGTAACTAACTAATCAAAATAACAGAGAATCTGCCAGCCCAGGTAGAATAGGAAACCAAATTTACACCTGACAAAAGGAGTAATTAGCGAGCTTAAAGACAACAGGAAATATCAGATGGGGCACAGAACGCATTAATAATTGATACACTAGAACTCTTTCTTATTCCCTTAGAGGGTTTCATTGTTATAACTGTTAAAGTGCATTTTTTATTAGATTACccactaaaaaaagaaattaaaagcatctTACCTATAACTATTCCAAAACgctcacctttttctttttttttttcccctcaagacaCCATTTGAAAAGTTTTATCCATCACTTGCCAACTGAAGCGCAGCTTTCAACAGCTGTTTACAAATACGGAATTGAACTATTTATGGTGTCTCAGTTTTCACTTACCATCATcgttgttttgctttaaatggtTTATCATAAACTCAATGGGATCGTCAGGCTTATGAATTAATAGTTCTTCAAGcatattctgaaaataaataggACAAAGTCAGAGGAAAATTTAACATAGCTATGCAGTCATGTTATACTGTATTTTCACAGCAGTGTTACAGTGATGATCTTAAAGAGTTTATAAATGCTTATTCATTTCCTCAAGGCCCCTTTCACAGATAAAATTGAGACTAAGAAACCTATTTTTGAAGCTGAAAAACTGAAGTAAAGCATAGTCAGAAAATcgctaataaaaaaaataacctaTTTGTTTTAATTCATTTCTGATACATGTAGACACCAGAAAGGTTTGGCTGGAGCAGTCTGGTGTAGATAACAGTTGAGTCAGCATTGACATAAAAACCACACAAGGAGTTCTGAAAACAGAGTCAGCTTAAATTAGTATCTCTGCAGTGCAAGTTCAACTTCCTTCTCAAGCACATTCCCACAAGTTTCCGCCTAGCCTAGGGGACCGCAGAACAGGAGAGACCTGCAGAAAACACAAACCCAACAACCAATCAAAGCCACAAAAGCTGCACATCTCACTATTGTACAGCACTAGCCTTCCTCCCACATGAAAAACTAAGGGGGCGGgaggaataaaaaaggaaaaaaaaaaaaaagcttaaagcaTTTCCTTGAATGTCTGCTTTGGAGCCCATTTTCATATGCAATATTTGAGGCTACGCAGGGCCTTGCTTCTGCTCCCGCCGACAGCTGTGGGGATCTGCCACTGGTTTCAGCAAGGACTGTAGCTTTACAGGCTGAGAACGGAGTAACACCAAGAAACATCGACTCCACAGATTTTCTCACAGGACATTTCAGCACAGCCAAGAATTTTGTAATTAAAACTAAATATCAAACCGCACCTAATGTTCTAACTGTGATTACCTACTGAAATGCTCACACTGGAATAGGACATCTTTCTCTAAAAATCAGTCATAACACTTTAATATTTGCAAGTAAATCCCATAAAATCTGTATATTCCATAAAATTTTATATTCTAACCAGTCTTCTTTTATTGAAGCAATCCATTTTCCTGTTCTGCTTCATCCACTTCATTAGAATAATTAAAACACTCAGTTTTGTTTATAAACTGTTTCACATGCAAGTTCTGGTGCTTCAAGGTCTGGGTAACACACATCGTAAAGtatgaaatctgtatttttattggaagttaatttaaaaattattactttCTGGCAACATTTATTTCTACCAAGAAATCCAAATTTGGCACTAGAAGTATCAGCAGCTTTAAAATTAACAAACCTAGAAAATCTGGTCTTACCATGAAACAAACCTGTTCAGGCTGACAATGACTGATACTTTCACTCTTTCGTGCCCAAATCCTACCAGCACTTACACACACACTGCATTTTATCCAGATTAATTTTGCACGGGCAGTTCTGTCAATCACTGGGGCAGGTTCACGGTTTCACGTTTTGGGTTTCACATTTTGGGTTTTCTAAATGTTTACATTTAGAACACTAATTTCACGCTGTATTTGTTTGCACTATTATGTTGCTACAACACAGCTGAAGcgtgaaaagaaaacaacacttGGAGTGAACCCCATGAGCATCGCGTGCAACGTGAGGTCCTGCAGCCGCGTCCAGCGCCTCGCGGCACACAAAACACAGCATTGCCATAAAACCCCACCAATATTATGCCACGGTGGTGATATCAATGGccttgaagtgaaaaaaaaaaaaagagggggaagaaaaatgagTATTTGTGGGCTTTCCAGGGAAATCTGAGAAAGTAACAGGCCTTACAAACACCCGAGTGGGGAGCGGCGCTGGCAGCGGTGCGCAGGGCGAGTCTCTCCCCGGGCTCCCACCGCCGAACGGCCGCGGCACGCTCAGTCCTCCCGCACAAACCTCCCCACGCCCAACAGCAAGGGCTCTTCCCCGGCTCACGCAGCAAACCGCACCCGCCTCTGCGGCCGGGAAACCGACCCCGCCCGGcaccagccccgcgcccgccgttCGACCCGCACCCACCCAGAGGGAAGGCGCGGAGACGCGGCTTTAAGGGGCAACGCCGACAGAGCGGCTGCAGCGCGCTCCCTCACCGGGCCCTGTCCCGGGAAGGGCAAACGCCTTCGGCTCAGCTTTTCCCGCGCTTTATTTGTCACTGCCACCCCCCCGCCCTCGGCCGTGCCAAGCCGGCCCCGCCCGTCACGGGCGGGGCACCTTTCCCCCCGAGGCGGCCACCTTCTCCTTCAGAAAACTCGCCATGGGCGACCCCCAGCAACTGCCAGGCAATTATTaagataaattaattaattaagagAGCGTTCGGCCAGCGCAGCGCCCCTCAGCCAGGGACACCCGCCCGCGCGTTCCCACACGAGCCCGGTACAGCCCGCCGGGTCGGGCTCGGGCCTCCCTCGGGCAGCACCACGGGGCGCCGGGGGGAGGCCGTGAGGAAAGCGGAGTGCCCCTCACCGCCCCCCCGGGCCGCTCCGGAGGGGATGAGGGGGAGGAGCAGGCGCCGTCCGTTCACCTGCAGGAGCCGGAAGAGCTCCCGCTCCTCCGCGTAGGCGCCCACCGCCGGCGGCCACGGCTGGGCGGGGGCGTCCATGGCCGCCCCTAGCAACCAGCCCCGCCGCGGCGTTGCTAAGGAGTGCGTCACCACGCCGCGACGCCGAGAGGCCACGCCCCACCCAGCCTCGCCAACGGCAACGGGAGGAAGGGAGTGTTTACGTCATCGAACAGCGACGAGCCCCACCCCGGCGACGTCCCGCGGTTGCCAGGGAGACGGCGACGCGGTTGCCGGGGCGACGGCGGCGCAGCGGGAGGTGCCGGGGCGGCCCGGGGGAGCCCGCTCAGCCGCCGCCCGCACCCGCCCCTCTCTGCGGGGtcgccgcgccgcccctgcccacCGCGCCGGCCGGTAGGAGCcgcgaggcgggcggggggcgggggggtgcaggGACGGCGTCCCCGAGAGCGCGGGGTCAGCGCCGGGAGACAGCCGAGCCCGTCGGGCAGGGACGGGGCTGACCGGGGCCGCCGGCACCGCTCGGTGCCGGGGCTGCCAAGCCGCCCGGGCCGCCGTGCAGCCGTGTGGAGGGAGGGGGGGCCCTCGGTGCGTCGCCACGCCACGCCTGCCACAGACCCGCCGGGGCGGAGGGCACCCGGTTGCCAGCGGTCCCCACCGGGCCCTCGGCCTCTGGCGTTACTCCCTCGTTACTCACTGCCCGGGGCTCTGCGACTGCAGAGCTCTGACACAAcacatcttctcttttttttttttccttcttttttctctttttgttatttAAAGTTTTCCACCAACTTACACAATTCCAACCCAGGTGAGAGATCACGTTACACACGTAGAACTGCATCATTTCTAAAAAGCAgctccctttctctccttctctccccaaACCCAGGAGGGGGGAAACATGAATGAGGTAAAGGAGGCTCTGAGAAACATCGAGCAGAACTACAGgctcttcctgcagcagcagttcACGTTCATGGGAGCACTGCAACGCACCCGAGAGAACGCGCATGACACGATCAGACCTGTGGCAAGCATCAGCCAGGTACAAAGCATCCAGCACAAAGTTCTCTGCCGCTGAGAACAGGGAGTAGCACAGCACTGTCCACACTTGGGCCTCATTCAGGGATGAATAAATGTTTTTACTAAGAGAAGATACACAAAAACTCTCTAGTAACATTTGTGCATAACTCTGCAAACCAGTGGCAAAAGATGAAGTAGGGGAGAGAAACACCTATGTTCAGTCTCCCCATTTACAGAGAAGgaattttattgctgagcattgCTTTATGATTTAATTTAACACTATCATTTCGCTGCAAAGGCATAGCCAGAAATACAGGGTACAAGAAAACCATCAAACCaaccctccttccccagccacaCATGGAATCTGTAATCCTTAACTTGTAGTAACCAGCATGCTTGCCTCTTCCCCCTGGTATTGGTGCTGCTGTATCTTTCTATAGTGCTTATTAAAAATAATGGCTGTGTTACAGAGGTAGCATGATGGATTGAGGGCTGCAAGTCCCAAGTGGGCTAAGGGGTTTTCTGGGCTGGTAAGTGAATTGTCTTGGAATTTTTATAACACAGGATGTTTTAAGTACTGCAAAGAACTTAGACCACCTgcagacagaggggaaaaaaaatctcaataaaATTAGAATTGTGGCTGTGAAACAGCAGAACCCAGGCACAAAACCCAGATGGATGCCAAAGCCAGAGTCAAAGCCAAGCTGTTATTAGGATTAGGACACAGAAGTGAGCTGGTTGTCTTTTCTAAGGGCTGATTCTCTCTGATATAAAGGCTTTGCTTGTAACATTAAAGAGGATCAAGACAAACATTACACTGAAGCATTTTTCCAAAAATAAGCACTGAGATTTTGTATAACATTATGCTGTTTTTTAAAGTCCCAGGTGGCATTGAGCAAGCTTGGACTCTGCTTCTTGGCAGGGGTGGAAGGCCTGCTTCTTGTGGGGGGGAAACCTCGTAGCTAATGACTTCAGCAATTCCACTGATCCACGGCATCATTTGCGACACGGTAACATGTGAACATGGTGGTGGCAAACTGTACTGCACGGATAGCCCTGAGGGTACAACCACGTTACCCCAAGGGGAGGATGGAACAGGAAGAAGAGCAAGTTACTGGGGAGAACAGGGAGCAACTGGTGCAGCACATACTGGTGATGCGTTGTACAGGAACGGAACCACTGCCAGAGAAAGTTCACAGGGGACAAAATATGACATCTATTTTATTTTGCCACTGTTCGCCTGAAGCAGCCCAAccctatttttaattttgcatggGAGGATgcaagaataaaagcagaaaatgtagAAATATGTGTGCTCAGCCTACGGCTGACTTGCCTGCCACCTTTCTTTGCATGTAAACATagacagtacagaaaaaaaatatattgcactTAGGTGGGAATACAGCTGCATTTCTAACCCCTAAAAGCTGTTTGTGGTAGCATTTTTAGTGTTGAGTGATGACATTTCTCAGAGAAAAGAGGAGAGCATAGTAAGGTGGAAGGTTCGAAGAGCACACCACAGTCAGGCAACAGCAACAGCTCCTGAAGGCTTCTGGATGGAGCTGGGTATGAAGTCCAGTCCCAAGTGGTTTTGTGAGACAAGCTCCTCAGCCAGCGATTCAGAtcacccagcactgcagagcctGGCTGTGGTCATGGCATCGGCCCAGCGCGGGGGCTGTCTGTGGACGCCCCTGGCTGCGGCTCAGCTGCCCATCAGCAGTGGCCTGACGCAgcgctgggcagccctggcaagCCCGTCGTCGTGTAGTCCTGTCCCCATCGTGGTTACGCAGGTGCGTTAACTCTCCGCTGTTGATGTGGACAAAAAGAAGTCCTGTTATCCCATCGGTGAACATCCAGGCTAAAATGCCATTCTCTTTAGGGCTACTTCTGCTCACAGCAGCGGTAAAAAATCCTGCCACTCACATGGACACAACGCTCCGCAAACAGTGTGGAAGGAGGAATCTGTAGTGGAAATGGACCCGTAGgggccattttttatttttcttacaaacCTGATGAGAATTTCCCCAAGCACATAGCACGGCTTTTCTGTATGCAGGAACTGTACCGATGTTGGAACAGCTGCTTTGTTTTTGTCTCGAAATCTCACAGAAAGCACTGAAGGTGTTAGAGTCCAGCTATGACTGCCAACCAGCCGCTCAGTATTTTATATTCTGACCACTCATGTCTGAAGTGCCTGTAATTTCTTTGGAGAAGATACTTAATCTCTTGGCATAACGTTTCGTCATGCAATGCCATTCACTCTGTGTAACAAAAATGTTGAAGGCAAATAGGGAATGTCCTTGCTATTACAGGTTAGTAAGGATAATTTAGGTTAAATGGGTTTAGTTTGCAGTCACATCTAGTGGTGCCAGACAAAGAACTATGAGGAATGCATGATGCAAAGCCATCACTCCAAACCAGTCCCAGTTTAGTGGCTGCCCTCACCTCCTACCTGGCTCTACTGAGGCAGCCGTGGCAGAGGGTGCCGTGCTCGGGGCAGGCAGAAAACTCCGCTCATGCCCAACCCGTTTCTGCGGTGcttgcagcagagctgtggtttTGGCCGCAGTACTCCTACCATTCTTCAAAGAGGGAGGCAGGCTCACTGGTGTGCTGACGAGCAGATCCGTTACCCCAGCCTTCTTCAGTCATGATGAATGACAAATGAACATCTCAGGCATGCTCTAGAAATCTTACTGCCTGCCACGGTATTGCAGTTTCCATGGCAGCTCATGCCTGCAGAGTCACAAGAGAAAACAGCTTCTGGTCACTAACCTAGGCAACTTTGCAGTGCAAGTTAAATGTAATTTAACGTGCATGACTGTCTTTCTCCACGTACAGGTACAATCCTACAGGGACCATCACTGTAACAATTCCACAGACAGGCGTATCCTCAACATGTTCCTAAACATCTGCGATGATCTAAGCAAGCTCTGCCACAAGCTGGAAACTCTGCATTCTGGTAACAACAGCATTCTGGAGAGATGCAAGCTGCTCCTTAaccacagcaatgatctgagcACCATCCGAGCTAAGTAGGTCTCTCCATCAGCTTAGTTTCTTTAAGGCAATTGGCAGTGCTGGGGGACAGTCACAGGGATTCATATTCCCCCTTGACTTCTCCATCATTCTGCTACAACACCTTTCTGAAGTGCGCAAGGTGCAACCCAGTTTACTATCCCAGCTTTTGGGAAAACATCACCAGCCTCCATTCACAAAAATGGAGTTTGTTTGTGTGTTCACTCCTCTGGTTTGTTTATCTGTTCTTTCATGGTGCATGGAAGGGCACATACAGGCAGGTTAGAACCCTGAAGTCCCACGCAATGCTCGGGCAGTttacctcctccttcctcctatTCCTGCTCTGTATGTAGCTAATTGCTGTGGGGCAAGTGTCTGCACGCGCTCTTGGGCTCCTCAGATCgagcccagcagccaggatgGTGTGTTTGGCATGACTCATGCCTCAAGATGCAATTCTATCCGTGCCTTTTTGTTCTGGGGGAAGTTGCTGGCTGTGCCTTTCTGCTCCtccctggggggggtctcagggtgGCACTGGGGGCTCACCAGGTGTGCGTTGCTGGGACTGCTCTGCCAGTTGTTTCCTTCTGTCCCACAGATACCCCCATGATGTTGTGAACCACCTGAGCTGTGATGAAGCAAAGAATTATTATGGGGGTGTGGTGAGCCTCATCCCCATTGTTCTAGACTGCATCAAGGAGTTGGTAACCCACGCGGAGAAGCTGCCACAGCATGTGCGTAATGGGAGTGGTGGAAGTGCCATCTCTGAGAAGAGGGCACCCCAGGATGCACCGGCTAGGGCAGCCATTTCCCAGAACCCACCTCCTGCACCCCTTAAGGCTCAGACTTCAGCTAGTAAAAAACATAATGTACAGGTGCAGGGGAGTAAGCATGTCCAGAAGAAACACCTAAATGACACAGAAAATCACAGTGGGAAACTTAAAAGTCCCTGGAAACCACCAGGTAGACATGCCCTTTAAAGGATCAAAGTTCATGCATCTTGTGCTTACCACCTTTAATCGGGTGGCTGATTAAAGACAGTGAAATGAATGCTAGCGATCCTTCCTATCTGAGTCCACTTTCTGAAGCGTTAGCCTTGCAAGCCAGCCTTGGACAGATCcattcttctttctcttgctgATGTTCCCACTCTCCTCCTTAAAGCTGTATCCCAACAGAAGGAGCTGTAGCACTACAGCTGGTCCCTTTGAGCAGCACTTCGGTGAGAGCAGGGAGTAGCCAGGAGCAATCGGGTTCTAATCTCTCAGATACAAATCTTGGGCAAGCTCCTTGAACTGGGGCCTTACACTTTCCCAGACTTCTTTCTGAGGAACACCCACTCACTCGCCAAAGCCAGAGGTGTGAAGAACCTGCATGTCTGAAGGACACGAGGCAGAGCAGCAAAAGGCCTCTCGTTGTGGATTCAGACATGTGCTTGAGATTTAGACTTGTTCCTAGAGGTGCCTCACCCCTGCTGAAATTGCCAGGTTATTTGGACCAAAGAATCAAAGTCTACAGGACACTAACAACGTCTCCCTCACATGCCACCAGCTACAGAAAAGGTCTGCGTGCTTTAGCTGCACCAGCTGTGGTGTGCTGCGTCCTTCTTGCATGTTCTCGCACCATTGCCGGTACACACCACTCAGAACATCTTCCCTTACACCTGTTTGACTTCTTTGCTGTCAGAGCTGGAGACGTAAAGGAGAAGAAACTTCATTTTGCATTTAGTTTGGTGTACTGGCAACATCCAAACTTGAATAAAACACCCCTGTCCTCCCCAGCGCTCTGCAAAGCTAACAAAGTCATTGCCAGTCAGCATGATTCACGGGAATCTGACGGGAGCAGAGAGACTGGGAAAGCTGTGGCCATTTCCAGATCATTCCTTTTCAAACTGCAAGTTAAAGTGTCTGTGCTTTCCCTTTTTCGAGACGAGAATCTGGCTTGCTTAGCTTTCCAGGATGTTATGCAGCTTAGTTCATTAAAACTGCAAGGCATTTGAAATAGTCTCCTGCGGCTTTTATCCCAGCACTTTGCAATTCCAGCACAGTGACTTTATACCAGTGCTGAAACAGCTTTCTTTTCAGCCTGTTTAGGGAGGGTCAGCAGTGTCCAGGCTCTCCCCATTCTCTGGAGCTGACATGCATTTTTGGTGGTGCTTTTATTCAAGCGCTATTAACTACAGACTTAAGATCTCAATGATGCGGTGTCTTCCCTGTGTTTGACACTATTTTCCTCTCCCACAGGCAAATTAGCTCCTGTTCTTTGCTTCCTGCTGGAAGACACTCCTGAATAAACAGTTTCCCCTTGCATACCTGGCTCAATTTGGTAAAACTGTGAGAAAGCTTTTAGCTTAAGATGACCAGATTTTAGCAGCCAAAAAAGAAGGGAGAATTAATACAGAGCAGGAAGCACAGGGAGGAATGACAGCTCAGACGAAATGGGAAGTATTTTCAGAACCATTTGTATTCCTCACACAACCACACCTTCTTTTGCACTGCTTTCCCTTCCCCTATCCACGTGAGCTACTATACACCTGTCCACACTGGAGTGGAAGCCTATTTTTAGGAGACATCATGATCCAACTGAATTGAACCTTGGTGAACTCAAAACGGTAACGAAGCTGCCGAGGTCACACGGAGACTCCTGGGCACTGCTGGGGCCACAGCCAGAGGAATGTGACTGTCACCCCCTCAGGCTTTATTCGAGAGCCCTGTTGCAGAGGCAGCTTCAGGCAGAAAAATCCAAATTGCTCGCAGCTGCCCTGTTGTGTTCCGTGTTGGACAAGTGTCCGATGACAGCTGCTGTCTTGGAAAGTTTTTCAGAACAAGTCCACGCTATGTGGACTAAAAGATGACAGGTGGTGGGGATGCAAAGGACCCTGTTTCCAGATCCTGTTTCCAGCCATCCTCACTCTGTCGTATAGTTTAAATTTGAACGCGCAGGCTCTGATGAAACCACAATTACCCTCCAGTCTGCCGTCCACTTTCAGCTTCCACGGCACAGCACCAGTCGCTTGTCAGAACAGACCCACCAAACCCTGTcggcagctccccagccctgctgttcaAAACGCCAAGGCAGTTGCCCGTTCGAACTTGACAAAGGTTGCGATACACACAACGAACACAGCTTCCAAACCTTAACAACAATTTCTAGCCTAGCCCTTTCCTTTCAATCAGTCTTACGCAGCCAAAATTTTAAGacacaagcagaaaaatgagCACATAAAACTTTCAGTCTGAGGTTTGGTAATGACATGACCAGAATCGGTTGGAAGACTGCAGAGTTAAGTCTCACAAAAACATCCAGACAAATTACTTAATTTCCATACAAGTTCTCCTCTTCCAGAGTGGATGGACACTTCAAAGGACAAAAAGATACAGCAAGAATTGTTTTTCTCTACTACAAATCAAGCTGTTTGAAGAATTTACATAAACAGGATGTAAATGCCAAACACAGAAGTACAATAAAGTTTTACTTTAGCCTCTGTGAGCATCAAATTCCgagacacacacagagaaaccAGGCAGGGCACCAAGCTGACTTACCCAGAGATCCGACAGCTCGTCCAGCAAACACACGCTGCTGTTTCATTCGAGGGCTGAAACGGAGATGCGGGCTGGTGGGAGGCGATGGCAGCAGAACCCGGGCAGCTGCAGGCTGCGAACCCCCTCTGCGCTGCCCTGGCTTCAGCCGAGGGTCAGACCAGGCTCCGGCCAGCCGGCAGCCGGGCTGGTTGCAGCGTCCCGAGCCCCGGGAGGCTGGGGGAGCGCTGGGACCCCCGAGGAGCTACGACcgggtggcggcggggcggggggctctccGGGGGAGGAGAGCGGGCGATTCGCGGGAGACGCGGAGGCCCCGGGGGCCGTTAGCGCCGGTGCGGGGCGAAGCCGCGGCCTCCTGGGGCctctggcggcggcggcgggaacgGCCGGGAGCGGCGCGGACACAgcccggcacggcacggcccggCCCCCGACCCGGCCTGCGGGCctgccccgcccggccccggcccttcCCCGGCCCTTCCCCGGCCTACGGCCCTGCTCCAGCTCCGGCCCACGGTcctgccccgggcccgccccgccaccgcccccgccaCCGCACCCCACGTCGGCGGGCGAAAGTTGGGGGTAACGCCGGGCACAAGCGGGAACCGGGCACGGAGagcggctctgcggagaggggccCTGGGGGCAGCGGCTCGGCGGGAGCCTGCAGCGCGGCCTGGCAGCCCGCAGGGCACCAGGCACAGCGAGGGGACTGTCCCCTGCGCGCAGCGCTGGGCCCGCCACCGCTTGAGAATCACAGGATCGgtaaggtcggaaaagacctctcaggtcatgaagtccagccgtcaccccagcacccccatgcctgctaaaccacctcctgaagtgccacatccacacgtttttgaatccctccagggatggggactccaccactgccctgggcagcctggtccaatgcctgagcactctttcagtaaagaaatttttcttaatatccgaTCTGAAcgtcccctgacacaacttgaggccattgcctctcatcctgtcactagttatttggcagaagagaccaacacccacctcactacaacctcctttcagggagctgtagagagcgagaaggactcccctcagcctcctccagactgaacagccccagctccctcagccgctcctcatcagacttgttctccagagccctccccagcctagctgcccttctctggacacgctccagcacctccttcttgtagtgagcagcccaaagctgaacacagtattcgagctGTGAAAGATGATGAAGGTGAGAACGATGTGAATGATGGTCCTTGAACACGTCCAGAGGAGcacagtgaggctggtgagggctggcAGGCGATGTCCTCCCAGGAGTGGCTGAGGGCTCCAGGCTCCACTCATTTGGAGAGCAgggggctgaggggtgacctcacagctccctgcagctgcccGAGGAGGGGACACgaggagggaggtgctgagctcttctcctggggACCTAGTGATGGGACACATGCGAATagctcaaagctgcaccagggtaGGTTCGGACTGGACTTCAGGAAgcttttctttaccaagagggtggtcagaccctggaacaggcttcctagagaggtggtcaatgccccaagctgGTCAGGGCTTAAGAGGGATTTAGACAATGCCCTTACCACGCTTTAACTTTCGGTCAGCTCCATATTACTCcggcagttggactaggtgatcattgtaggtcccctCCAGttgaaatattctataagcaatttttaaaaacttctgacAATCCTCGTCTCCTCCCCAGTCCCAAATCTAAATGGGCTTTTTACCACTTACTACACATAAACAAACCCAGGAGCTACAGCAGCGAAGCGTCCCCAGTTGTTTTCCCCAGGCACGCAGGGCAGCTGCAGTGCCATCCACAAGCAGCTGTAATTTCAGAAGAGCGATCGGCTGTTCCCTGTCACCATGGCCCCGCTCCGCCAACTCACTGCTTTATAAACACACCCTAGGCACCATGATAGCTTTGTTTTGCGAAGAGCTCTGAATTCTCTTGGTGGTGGCGTAGCACCAGTTTAAACCAAGGGTTTAGTCAACTGCCAGCCAAGCATTGCGCCACTGAGAGGGAGCGCACAGACCATTTCGAAGAAACCATAGATAGTGTTTGGCAGACATCAAAGATCATGCAGTGAGTCTAAAGCGAGCCGGtgcacttggactagagaggtctTCAAGAGAAAGGTTTAGCCAAGCACACCTCACAGACACTGACATCCCAAAGACTGCCAGTCAAAATTATTTGGAATAAAGTTCTGTCTGAAAAGCAAAGCCTATGTGGATGCTAACTAGGCCTTGCCTGACTCGCAAAGCTCTTGTGTGTAGGAGTGTATGAAGAAAGTAACTCAACTCCTGCTGATTTTCTAAACTATTTCGTAACCGCTTACTTTTAAAACCCACCACTGCACTGGCAGCTCAGCAGTTCCAATAGATCAAGATCAATCAGcgaaaatacttgaaaaaattctttccttcCCTAGTATCTACTGCCTGTTTATTCCTTACAGCTGGGCTATGAACTACCAAATGTACCACTCGGCATTAGTGAGTAAGGAaggtgctttgtttttctttttgtaccCTAGTGGATGTACTTCTGTGGGTAacatcagtttgtttttttttacactagCAAATGCAGTTTTTCAATGCTAAGCTTGTTAAGCAATAcgcaaaatggatttaaaaagaGGTAAGAGCAAGTCAAAGTcactttctgctttgttttcatttcacttaCACCTTGGTGTAGAAGTCATCCCAGCGCAGAAGGCCCAAAGCCAGCTTTCCGTATCGCCCAAGCCCAAGATAATGTTTATGGTAACATTTATATGAAATTCTCCATGAACAGCTACTCAGCCAAAGGGTGTTTACAAACAGACTCTGTGTCACTCGCGCCATCCCCTTGCACGTGTTGTTCAAATTTAAGAACGGAATGCCGAGATTCATGTATGAATTTCTAAATTGCTTTGAGCAACCTTTCAAATagtaatttat
This genomic stretch from Opisthocomus hoazin isolate bOpiHoa1 chromosome 19, bOpiHoa1.hap1, whole genome shotgun sequence harbors:
- the SPACA9 gene encoding sperm acrosome-associated protein 9; this encodes MNEVKEALRNIEQNYRLFLQQQFTFMGALQRTRENAHDTIRPVASISQVQSYRDHHCNNSTDRRILNMFLNICDDLSKLCHKLETLHSGNNSILERCKLLLNHSNDLSTIRAKYPHDVVNHLSCDEAKNYYGGVVSLIPIVLDCIKELVTHAEKLPQHVRNGSGGSAISEKRAPQDAPARAAISQNPPPAPLKAQTSASKKHNVQVQGSKHVQKKHLNDTENHSGKLKSPWKPPGRHAL